The Cryobacterium roopkundense sequence CATGACGATCCCATCGGTTGACCGCACAATTCAGCTCATCAGCACCGGAGCGGCGTCGGGCAGCACCTGCAGCCCCGATCTGGTCACCGCTCCGTGGGAATTCGACGCGGCAGCACCCGGCTACGGCCCCGGTTCATCGATGGGCGACGTGATCCCGACCGGGTCACCGAGACAGGGGGAATTGCCCGAAACCTATCGCCGCGCGACGCCCGAGGAGCTGGCTGCGCGCATCCGCTCGGCCAAAGCCACCCTCGGTGACAGGGTCGTCATTCTCGGGCATTTCTATCAGCGTGACGAGGTTCTGCAGCACGCCGATTTCGTGGGCGACTCCTTCCAGCTCGCGCAGGCCACGAAGAGTCGGCCTGAGGCTGAAGCGATAGTTTTCTGCGGCGTGCATTTCATGGCGGAGACCGCCGACCTCCTCTCCGGGCCGGAGCAGGCCGTCATTCTGCCGAACCTGGCCGCCGGATGCTCGATGGCCGACATGGCCGACCTCGACTCCGTCACGGAGTGCTGGGAACAGCTCGAAGACCTCTACGGCACCCAGGCGGATGCCTCCGGACGGGTCCCCGTCATTCCCGTCACCTACATGAACTCCTCCGCGGCGCTCAAGGCCTTCTGCGGCGAACACGGTGGAATCGTCTGCACGAGCTCGAACGCGCAGACCGTACTTGGGTGGGCCTTCGAGCGGGGGCAGCGCGTGCTGTTCTTTCCCGACCAGCACCTGGGACGCAACACGGCCAAGGCCATGGGCGTCCCTCTGGAGCAGATGCCGATGTGGAACCCGCGCAAGCCGCTCGGCGGCAGCACGGCGACCGAGCTCGACGACGCCAGGGTCATCCTGTGGCACGGCTTCTGCAGCGTGCACCGCCGCTTCACCGTGGACCAGATTACCCAGGCGCGTCAGACCCATCCCGGCGTGAACGTGATCGTGCACCCGGAGTGCCCGATGGCCGTCGTCGACGCGGCCGATTCCGCCGGCTCCACAGACTTCATCGGCAAAGCCATCGCGGCGGCGCCCGCCGGATCGACATTCGCGATCGGCACCGAGATCAACCTCGTGCAGCGCCTCGCGGCCCAGCACCCCGAGCACACCATCTTCTGCCTCGACCCGGTGATCTGCCCCTGCTCAACCATGTACCGCATTCACGCCGGTTATCTGGCCTGGGTGCTTGAGGGACTCGTGGGAGTCGATGGCCGCGCGCCCGAGGTGCTGAATCGAATCCAGGTTCCCGCGAGCGACGCGGTCCACGCCGAGGTTGCCCTGGAGCGCATGCTCGCCGCCAGGCCGCCGGCCGCCGCACCCGTTCTGGTCGGACAGGCCTGACATGTCATCAGTGATCGTGGTCGGTAGCGGCCTGGCCGGTCTCACTGCTGCGGTACGGGCAACGGATGCCGGACACCGGGTGACCCTGGTGACCAAGGCCACACTTCCGGAAAGCAATACCCGCTACGCTCAGGGCGGCATTGCGGCCGCGCTCTTTCCGGACGACTCCGTGGCCGCCCACGTGCTCGATACCCTGCGAGCCGGAGCCGGCCTGTGCGACGCCGACGCCGTTGAGGTACTGTGCGCCGAAGGCCCGGCCCGAGTGCGGGATCTCATCCGGTTCGGGGTGGACTTCGACCACGACGAGTCCGGCATCGCCAGGGGCCTCGAAGCGGCGCACTCCCGATCGAGAGTGCTGCACTCGGGCGGCGACGCCACCGGAGCGGCCATTCAGAGGGCTCTGGTGGCCACGGTTCGGCAGCGCGCGCGACGCACGAGCCCACGGCCGGAGATATATTCCGAAACGGGAATCATCATCCTCGAGCACACCATGCTCATTGACCTGATCGTTCACGCCGGCACCGTAACGGGGGTGACGGTACTCGGGCCTGAAGATGGCGCGCGCTCGCTCGAAGCTGACGCCGTGATTCTGGCCACCGGCGGCGCGGGGACGCTCTTCAAGTACACGACCAATCCGACCGTCGCCACCGGCGACGGCGTTGCCGCAGCATGGCGCGCAGGGGCTGCGGTGGCGGATCTGGAGTTCTATCAGTTCCACCCGACCGCCCTCGCTGTTCCGGGCACACCGCTCGTGTCAGAAGCGGTCCGGGGAGAGGGGGCGGTACTGCGCAATCGACGTGGCGAGCGTTTTATGCTCGGAACCCCCGGGGCCGAACTCGCCCCGCGCGACGTTGTGGCTCGCGCGATTGCACGCGAGATGGCTGCCCAAGACGGTGACCCCGTACTCCTGGACGCGACAGCCCTCGGCCGTGACCTGCTCGAGACACGTTTTCCCACCATCACCGCGGCGTGCCGCACCGCCGGCCTGGATTGGGCCGTCGACCCCATTCCCGTGGCGCCCGCCGCCCACTATTGGATGGGCGGCGTGACCACCGACGTGTGGGGCCGCACCAGCCTGCCGGGGCTCTTCGCCGCCGGCGAGGTCGCCCGCTCGGGTGCCCACGGCGCCAACCGGCTGGCCTCCAACTCCCTGCTCGAGGCCGCGGTCTTCGCCGACCGTGCCGTGCGCGCCCTGGCTTTTCCCCGCGCCGAACTCGACGGAGATTCTGCCGACCACGCTGGCGTTTCTGATCCAGTACCCGGAGTGTCGCCCGCATTCTCCGTCGATTTCGCGGAGGGATTTTCACGGGGAAAACTGCAAAGTGTGATGTGGGACGCGGCTGGGGTACATCGATCCGGCGCGGGGCTCGCCGCGGCCGCGGAGACCCTCGCCGGCTGGACCTCGCCCGACCCGGCGCACGCCGC is a genomic window containing:
- the nadA gene encoding quinolinate synthase NadA — translated: MTIPSVDRTIQLISTGAASGSTCSPDLVTAPWEFDAAAPGYGPGSSMGDVIPTGSPRQGELPETYRRATPEELAARIRSAKATLGDRVVILGHFYQRDEVLQHADFVGDSFQLAQATKSRPEAEAIVFCGVHFMAETADLLSGPEQAVILPNLAAGCSMADMADLDSVTECWEQLEDLYGTQADASGRVPVIPVTYMNSSAALKAFCGEHGGIVCTSSNAQTVLGWAFERGQRVLFFPDQHLGRNTAKAMGVPLEQMPMWNPRKPLGGSTATELDDARVILWHGFCSVHRRFTVDQITQARQTHPGVNVIVHPECPMAVVDAADSAGSTDFIGKAIAAAPAGSTFAIGTEINLVQRLAAQHPEHTIFCLDPVICPCSTMYRIHAGYLAWVLEGLVGVDGRAPEVLNRIQVPASDAVHAEVALERMLAARPPAAAPVLVGQA
- the nadB gene encoding L-aspartate oxidase, translating into MSSVIVVGSGLAGLTAAVRATDAGHRVTLVTKATLPESNTRYAQGGIAAALFPDDSVAAHVLDTLRAGAGLCDADAVEVLCAEGPARVRDLIRFGVDFDHDESGIARGLEAAHSRSRVLHSGGDATGAAIQRALVATVRQRARRTSPRPEIYSETGIIILEHTMLIDLIVHAGTVTGVTVLGPEDGARSLEADAVILATGGAGTLFKYTTNPTVATGDGVAAAWRAGAAVADLEFYQFHPTALAVPGTPLVSEAVRGEGAVLRNRRGERFMLGTPGAELAPRDVVARAIAREMAAQDGDPVLLDATALGRDLLETRFPTITAACRTAGLDWAVDPIPVAPAAHYWMGGVTTDVWGRTSLPGLFAAGEVARSGAHGANRLASNSLLEAAVFADRAVRALAFPRAELDGDSADHAGVSDPVPGVSPAFSVDFAEGFSRGKLQSVMWDAAGVHRSGAGLAAAAETLAGWTSPDPAHAAGLTVRQLEDRNLLDLARLAVTSALARTESRGAHHRDDYPHVRPDLARSVAWTQPTGLPRTTAKEAIAC